TCATAGCTCAATTCGGGAGCGTCTATCTCTGGCAAACAACACATAATTGATTTTAGATTTTCACTTGCACACTCAACAGAGTTCCCTGTACTAAACAGCTCTATCATTTTACCATGCAATGCTTCATCCTGCTCATAAACGATGGTATTTTTTTTGCTATTATCTAGTAGGTCAGCAGGATTAATATACCTTGTCAACGGGAAAACTTCACCTCCTAGTTTTAATGCATATCCCATTACTAACGCGTCAGGATTACAAGGTACAGGAATTAAATCATCAGCATTAAAGATTGGAGATTGTTCTAGAATTTTTCTTCTAACTTCAGTTAGTGTAATTCGATCAGTTTGTTCATTAAAGTTTTCTAATCGACCAGCAATTTGAGTAGGTTGAAAGGTAACGCCTCTAACAGCTTTTTGTTGTAAAGCATAATCAATTATTTCTCCTATTTCGCCATCATTTAAACCATTTTGTAAGGTAACCACCAATGTTGTTGAAAGGTTTAACTCGTTTAAATGGTCAAGTGCTTGTTGATGTACTTTGACCAATTCAGCACCTCTCAATTCCTTTAATACAGTATCACTAAAAGAATCAAACTGTAAATACAACTCAAAATCTGGCATATAGCTTGCTAAACGTTGAGCAAAATCAAAATTGGTTGCAATTTTAATTCCATTGGTATTGACCATCAAATGACGAATAGGTAATGTTTTAGCATAATCTAAAATTTCAAAAAATTGAGGATGTATCGTTGGTTCTCCCCCACTAATCTGAACAACATCCGGCTCTTTTTCATTCTTGACTACCGCATCCAACATCTTTTTAACCTCCTCTAAAGTCCGATGTCTCCCATAATTTGGTGATGAGCCAGCATAACAAGTTGGACAGGTTAAATTACAGCGATCTGTTACTTCAACTATAGTTAGACAAGAGTGTTGTTCATGATCTGGACATAATCCGCAATCATAGGGACAACCAAAATCTGTTTTAGTATTAAACTGGTATGGAAACTCAGATGCTTTGTTGTAGTTTCTGATATTTTTGTAATAGGCAATATCATCTGCGATTAAGACTTTAGAGTTTCCATGTTCTTTACAGCGCTTTAACATGTATACCTTTTCATTCTCAAAAACAATTTTTGCATCCACACGCTTTAAACATTCTGGACATAAACTTTGCGTATAATCGTAATAGGTATATTTTCTAGTTGGCATTTCTAAAGACGTTAATAATAGTTTTATGGTAATAAACCACACACAAGATACATAAATATTGAATCGTACTCAATCCTAATAATAAAAACTCATTGGGTTTTAAAAACTCAATAAAGAATCGAAATAAAAAATAAGCAATCATAAACCACTGAAAAGTCAACCCATAAGCCAATTTCTGCTTTTGATTTAACTTTTTGAGCCCCCAGAAAAGAACCATTAAAAAAAAGAGTTCGTAAAGAGCTATAGGATGACGGCTTATCCCATCCCCCAAATCCATTCCCATAAAAAATGTGGTAGCTTTACCATAAGTAAACTCCTTTATTCCCATCAGAAAGCAACCTATTCTTCCTATAAATATTCCAACTATAATGGGAAAGGTAAATAAATCTCCAGAGGACTGTTGTTCCCCTATGATCTTCTTTGCTAGCTCTACCCCCAATAAACCACCAAAAAGGCCTCCCATAATGGTTTTGGTATTCATCAATTCCAACCAATTTTGATTCGCCATCAATAAAGGATTTTCTAATATCCCCACTACTCTTGAACCTATTAAGGCCCCTAAAGCAGCTCCTAAAACAATTGACAAGCGATTATTAGACGAAATGACATCTTCGGTTCTTTTTCTCAAGAAAACATAATAACGAAAAGCCACAAAAAATGCTAAATACTCTAGAATTAGATGAACGTTTAGCTGCACACCTAATATTGCCGGTTCAAAGGGAATTTCTATAGGCATTAAAACAGCTTATTTTCCATTTGTTGCATATAACTTTGTAAAATAATTGTAGCGCTTACTTCATCAATTAATTCTTTTTTCTGACGATTTTTTTTCTTTACTCCCGACATAAAGATGGCCTGTGAAGCTAGTTTAGATGTAAAACGTTCATCTATCTTATCTATTTTTTGTTGAGGAAATTTCTTGGCTAAATGTTTAATCAATTTTTCAATTTCGTGCGAACTGTCTGTTTGTTGATTTTTTAAAGATTTAGGCTCTCCTACAACAATTGTCTCTACCTCTTCTTTTTGAAGATAAGTTGTCAGAAAATCTATTAATTCACTTGAGTGAACAGTCGTTAAACCAGAAGCTATGAGTTGTAACTAATCTGTTACAGCAATTCCCACTCTTTTGGTTCCGTAATCTATCGCTAATATTCTAGGCATCAAAAAACTATTTTTTTTATCGGCTCATTAAACTTCTCTGAACGAATAATTGTTCTTGTAGTAATCGTCTCCTCTCTTCTTATCAGATAATTCTCAACCTCTTCTATGGTGGAAATACTTACTTCTTCTCTATTGAGAAATCCATACCCTTTGTAGGTTCCTTTCTCTACCAAAACAAAAGATTGTTCTCCAGCAGCTCTACCTTTTCCAGCCAATAAAAAAGAACTTGAAGCATTATCATACTCATCTAAAAACTTTTGAATATTTTCTTGATGTTCTTCTTGTTCTATGACTAAAGAATCGAACTCTGGCATACCACATAATTGAGGTTTTAATTCAAACTCCTCTATTTTTTTGATTAGCCAATTTCTAGTATCAGATAAACTCGGAAATGTTTTTAAGGGTTTCACTTGATTCCCTATTTTCGTAATTCCTAATTGAGCGATTCCTTTTTGATTTTCATACAGAAAAACACCAAATTTATTGACTTTACTTTTTTGAGAACGATTATATATAGGCCAGTAATGTTTAATCTCTGCATCCTCTAGTAAAGAAGCAATGAGTTCTGTACCAGTTAACTCCGTTGAAACATGATAAACCTCTTTATAAAATGAAAGTTTTTGTGCGGTTGCTTTTCCGGTAAAATGCGTCGTAACACGCTTTTTGATATTCTTTGCTTTTCCTATGTAAATAATTTCCTTTCGACTGTTATAGAAATAGTATATTCCCGTTTCCTGAGGCAATTTATTAAATATTCTTTCTGGTAAATTGGCTGGTAAATTCGGTTGTTTTGATACCGTTTTTAATGTCGCTAAAATGTCTCCCTCCCCTTTTTCTATTAACAAATGAAAGAGCTCAGTTGTAGCCATGGTATCAGACATAGCACGGTGTTTACTCTCATGCTTTATCCCTAACGTTTTCGTGAGCTTGCCCAAACTATAAGATGGTAGTCCAGGTAGTATTTTTCGTCCTAAACGAACTGTACATAACCGGGGTTGACCAATGGAATATCCCGCTAATTCTAATTCATACTTGACATATTTATAATCAAAATTAACATTATGTGCCACAAAGATTTTGCCCTCTAATAGCTCGGCAATCTCTTTTGCTACCTCTGCAAATTGAGGAGCGTTTTCTACCATTTCATTAGAAATTCCGGTCAAATTTTGAATAAAAGGAGGGATATAAGCATTAGGATTTACAAGCGTTTCATAGGTTTCTATTATTTGCTGACCATCTGTTACTACAATGGCTATTTCTGTAATTCCCCCAGTAGAAGAAAAACTCCCTGTAGTTTCAATATCGACTATTGCATATAAATTACTCATACTTATCGATGCTAAGGTAATGATTTTAGGTTTTTTAACAGCATATATCTGTAGAGATTTATATCTTTAAAAGATAAAGTCTATTTTTGCCTGACAAAAAGTAATTGGATGAGAAAATTTCAAAAAATAATCACAGTACTTGCACTAAGTATCTTAACCCTATTAATTATTGGTGGGCTATTTTTTATTACCCAATCCAAAAAGAATACACCCCTTAATATTGTTCCCTATAATGCTAGCAATGTTGCTTTTATTAAACCTGAAAAAATTGCTAAGGATTTTTACACTTTATTAAAAAGAAATCCAACACTTTTAGATTCTGCTACTAATTCGAAAGTAGACCTTAAAGAAATAGAAGATAATATGGGAGGTAACGGACTTAACCCGTTAGTTGATGGAGTGATTTATACCTTTACCGACAGTATTGACCATGCTAATTATATTGGAATTATCTGTGAGGTTATTAATGAAGAAAAATTTATCAAATCATTGACTAAAACACCTGAAACGATACAACGCAATGTCTTTCAAAATGGAGAAATTATCACCTTAGCTCAAGAAAATATAATTCTATTAAGGCATCAAAAACAAGCTGTTATTCTTCAAAATACAACGCCTCAAGGAACTACCCAAATAGCAATTGCAGAACACCAATTTGAAACCATTTTTTCTCAAACTCCTCAGTTTTTGAGTCAAGTTGATGCTAGCTATTCTGACTTTATTGAGCAAGAAAATCACTTAGGTATTTGGTCTAGTAAAGAGAATCCATTGCTTAAAGAATATTTTGATTTGTTTAAATTCACTCAAAACTTTGGAAGTAAAACCTTTAGTTTAAATTCAAACAAAGAAACTATTGATTTACAGATAGTTACCAAAATTAAAAGCGCAAATATTCTCACTTCTAAAAACCAAAAAGCCATTGCTCTAAATACCAACGAGCTGATTAAATTTAGTCTTTCTACTACTCCCTTTTATTTAAAAGATATCTTTCAAAAGTCACTTCAAGAAGAGCAACATTATATCCTAGATTTTTGTGAGGGAGCTTTTTGTTCAGGTATTATTGGTTATAGAACGTCGCCGGTATACACGACTAAAATGGATCAAAAAATAGACCCCGAAACGTTTTCAACAGTTCTAGCTATTGATACTGTTGAAGCAAGCCCATTATTTAATATTCCTGAAGTAATGCATGCTTTAAAAATTTCAAATCCTAATGCCTTATTTGACACATTAAACCAAGATAGTTTAATTAAAAACCATGCTGGATACTGGACAATTCCCCATCCTTATTTTGTCGAAGAACTACTCTATTTAGCAATAAAAGATGATGTACTTTATATCGGAACCAATAAAAACTTTGAGGCATTAACTCCAGAATTTACGACTTTTAGTTTGGTTGCTGATCTTCCTAAGACCATCAAAAGTTACCCACCCAAAAATGCTATTCAAAAAATAGGGTTATCTGTTATACCAGATTTTAAAGTTACAACAATCGCTATTGAATATGATAAAATTGAGGAAAATAACCTCTACTTAAAAGGGGCTATGCACACTTCTGATCCCTCTCAACACGCTCTACTTATACTCGCAGGTGAAGTCCTTAATCTACGTGGAATACTAAAAGGATTTATCTAATTTAACTATGAAAATATACTTTAGCAAGTTAAAGCGTGGGACTTCCACCTTTTGGTACGCAGTGGATCTTTTAATGATCATTCTTATCCTTGTGAACTTATTTTGGATGGGATTTGATTTAGCCTTTACTACGAAGTTTTTTAGAGGTCTAGTCTATAGTGTTAGTGAGGATTTTCACAACTTTTATTACAATATTGTACATCCAGATTTTTTATTTTACGATTTATTCTTTGTGGCCATTTTTTTATCAGAATTTGTACTAAGATGGGGGTATTCAATTTACCATAAAAAGTTTGAAAAGTGGTACATCTTTCCTTTTTATTTCTGGTACGATTTAATTGGTTGTATTCCGCTACAAGCATTCCGTTTTTTACGTTTAATTCGGATTGCTTCATTGATTATTCGCTTACAGAAAAAAGGCGTTATAGACGTACGAGAGACATGGTGGTATCAAGCCGCAATGAAATACTATTATATTTTTGTAGAGGAGGTTTCAGATCGCGTTACGGTCAATGTTATCTCAGGTGCTCAAGACGAAATTAAAGCAGGAAATCCAATTGTTGAACAAATCATTAAGGAAGTTATTTACCCTAAAAAAGATATTATAGCGCATTGGGCTGCTGAACGCGTCCGATATGCCTCTGCTCAAGTGTACGTTGATAAACGAGATGACATTAGAGCCTATGTAGCACTTGCAGTAAAAGAAGCTGTTGCCAATAATAAGGAAATAGCTGATTTAGAAAAAATACCTGTACTGGGTAAACAAATAGCCAAAACATTAGAAAGCTCTATTAGTGATATTACTTCCAATGTTATTGAAAAAACATTAATTGATATGGCTCAGGAAGATTCTACAGCTCTATTAAATGAAGTTATTGAAGTTTCGCTAAGAACTATTTTACATCCATCTGAAGAAGCTAGATTTGAAGAAGCTGTTACTGAAATGACTGTTGAGTCTCTTGAGTTGGTTAAAGATCAAGTGAAAATTAAACGTTGGAAAAATAAAGATTAGAACATGCGATGGGATTATAAACTAGTCTATTATTTATTGCTAACCTACTTTATGTATGGTTTATTCAATTGGTTTTCTTTAGGCGATTTTGTCGTACCACTTCCAATCTCTTTTGTATTTGCCGCAATTATTCCGTTAGTTTTTATCTTTACCACTAAGCCGAGTTATCATAGTCTTCTATACTTAACCATACCACTATTACTTTTTAAAGATTTAGTGATTTACGACAATGAGGCCATTGGAATAGGATTTATTATTACGAGTGTAATAGCTTTAACGAGTCTTGGTATAATTATACTAAAACAGTACTATCAACAAACTCTTATACGTTTTAATGGTTTATTATTGATCTCTACTCCTATCCTATTAATTGGAAACAATAAGCTTTCAATACTTTTGATTGCTTTAACTACATTTACCACATACAGAACCCTACAAGCTGAACAGGTACAACAAGTCTCACTTGAGCGTTCATTACTAATCACCCTATTCATTCATTCCTTATTCCTATTGAACGAAACTTCTAATTGGTTGGTAAGATTATAGTTAAAACCACTAAAATATGGCTATATTATTAAGCTTCACCAACTAAAGCCAATAACTCTTGTTCACTTAACATCTTAATCCCTAATTTTTCAGCTTTAGCCAACTTACTTGGTCCCATTTTATCACCACGTATCAAATAATCTGTTTTACTTGAAATAGAAGAAGCGTTTTTACCTCCATGTGACTCAATTAATTTCTTTAGATCATTTCTACTCATCTCAAAAACACCAGAAACCACAATAGACTTTCCTTCTAATACCGCAGATTGTTGTTGATGCTCAGTCTCATCTAACTCAAATTGTAATCCAGCTTTCCTTAAGCGACTTACAATACTCACATTCATTTCATCTTCGAAAAAAGACTTTACGCTTTCTGCTATTCTTCCTCCAATTTCATCAACAGCTACTAACTCTTCTTCTGATGCAGCTATTAAAGCATCAATATTTCTAAAATGTTTGGCTAGTTTTTTTGCTACTGTTTCCCCTACATATCGAATTCCTAACGCAAATAACACTTTTTCAAAAGGAACTTTTTTAGAGTCTTCAAGTCCTTTCAACAAGTTGTTCACAGACTTCTCTGCCATACGTTCTAAAGGCTCTACCTGTTCAAACGTTAAATCATATAAATCTGCACTATTTTTTATTAATCCAGCCTCAAATAGCTGAACTACCGTTTCCACTCCTAACCCATCAATGTTCATCATTTTACGTCCAATAAAATGTTCTATTTTTCCAGTAATTTGAGGTTTACAATTAGAAGAATTTGGACAATAATGCTGTGCTTCACCCTCTACTCGAACTAACTCTGATCCACATTCAGGACAATGGGTAATATAAACCGTTGGCGCAGAATCTACTGGCCGTTTAGAAAGCTCAACTGCGATAATTTTAGGGATAATTTCTCCTCCTTTTTCCACATAAACAGTATCCTTTTCTCTTACATCCAATTTTTCAATTTGATCGGCGTTATGTAGACTCGCTCGTTTAACTGTAGTTCCAGCTAGCTGTACAGGTTCTAAGTTAGCAACAGGCGTTATTGCTCCAGTACGTCCTACTTGATAGGTTATTTCATTTAATACTGTTGAAACGCGTTCTGCCTTAAATTTGTATGCAATGGCCCAACGCGGAGATTTAGAAGTAAACCCCAGTTCTTGTTGCTTATGGTGGTTATTGACTTTAATAACAATTCCATCAATTTCAAAAGGTAATTCCGATCGTTTTTCATCCCAATAGTTGATAAATTTCATGATCCCATCAATTGAATTAACCTTTTTGATATAATTATGAGCTAAAGAAGGGGTTTTAAAGCCCCATTCTTTGACAGAATTAACAGCCTCAAAATGTCCATCAAAGGGATTAGCTTCCGCATAAAATTGATACAATTGACAATCTAGCCCTCTTGATGCTACAACAGAAGAATCTTGCATTTTAATTGTTCCTGAAGCTGTATTTCTTGGATTAGCAAATATAGGTTCCCCAGCAGCTTCACGCTCTTTATTCAATCGGTTAAATGCAGCCAATGGAAAAACAATTTCTCCACGGATATCAAAACTATCCGGATAATCTCCTTCTAATTTCAAAGGAATTGAACGGATAGTTCGAACATTGGCCGTTACATCTTCTCCTTCAATACCATCTCCACGTGTTAAAGCTCTAACTAACTCTCCATTTTCATAAGTAATGCTTATCGCTACCCCATCATATTTCAGCTCGCATACATATTCTATTTCTCCTCCGATTAACTTCTGAACCCTTTCCTCAAACTCTTGAATCTCTTCTTTTGAGTAACTGTTCGCTAAAGAAAGCATTGGAAAACGATGCGCTACCGTTTCAAAATTTTTGGTAATATCTCCTCCTACACGTTTTGTAGGCGAATTAGGTGATGCAAACTCAGGATGTTTTTCTTCTAATTCTTGCAACTCCTTCAACAATAAATCAAAATCATAATCAGAAATTACGGATTCATTTAACACATAGTAATTATAATTATGTTGATTCAGTTCTTGGGTTAAAAATGCTATTCTTTCTTGTAGTTCCATTAATCCTTTTTATTTAGGTCGAAGATGCCCTCTTTTTTCTTGTCGTTCTTTTTATCAAATAAGTTCTTGCGCCATTTGTAAAACACTCCAGCCTTTTTACAAGGTCTACCTAATTTTAATTTAATCATAAAATAAGGAGCATTAAAATTTTCATGCACCAAGTCATTGCGATGAAAAAAATGACGATATCCTACTCCTCCACCCAACCAAACGAATGGAACTGTTTTAAATAAAAAAACACCTCCTACATCTATTACGGGAGCAAAGTCATTAAAATAAGTTTTTGTTTTTGTTGTATTTAACTCCCTATATTTTACATTGATGTTCCCCCCTCCAACACTCAAGGGTAAGGAAAATAACTTTCTTTTTTCTGAAAGTAATATTGGTTCAACGAATAGGTTCACATAATTAATTTGTGCTTCTAAACTAGTACTGGCATTGGGGTAATTAAACGCATCTAACTGATAATCAAATGTAATGTTATTCGCTCGATATACTCCAAAACCTACATTTACTTTACAGCCATATTTATAGCCCACCCTTACTCCTAGTGTATTGACTTTAGTTGGATGAAAAAGTGAACTTTTTCGATCTAAAGATAACAACAACCTTGTTTTCTCTTGCGCTATTCCACTCAAGCCAATAGAAGTAATCAATAACAGTAATAAATATTTAGATTTAAAAAAACACATACACAACAAAGATAAAATTTTTAACAAATTATAACCCTTTTGATTACAATATACATACCAAATTACTGGCTATTTATTATCTTTGCTACAAACTAAAACTACAATGGAAGTAAGAGAATTAGAACCTAAAATCTTGTGGAACAATTTTGAAGATTTAAACGCTGTTCCAAGACCCTCAAAAAAGGAAGAAAGAATTATTAAATATGTGAAAGAGTTTGGTGAACAACTAAAATTAGACACTTATGTTGATCATATTGGTAATGTCATTATAAAAAAACCAGCTACACCTGGAATGGAAGATCGTAAAACGGTAATTTTACAATCTCACATTGATATGGTACACCAAAAAAATGCTGATACTGACTTTGATTTTAATACACAAGGGATTCAATCCTATATTGACAATGATTGGGTAAAAGCAAAAGGAACTACATTAGGAGCTGACAATGGAATTGGGGCTGCGGCAATGCTATCTATTCTTGCAAGTAATGACCTCGAACATCCTGCTATAGAAGCACTTTTCACCATTGATGAAGAAACTGGAATGACCGGCGCTTTC
Above is a window of Flavobacteriales bacterium DNA encoding:
- a CDS encoding radical SAM protein, whose amino-acid sequence is MPTRKYTYYDYTQSLCPECLKRVDAKIVFENEKVYMLKRCKEHGNSKVLIADDIAYYKNIRNYNKASEFPYQFNTKTDFGCPYDCGLCPDHEQHSCLTIVEVTDRCNLTCPTCYAGSSPNYGRHRTLEEVKKMLDAVVKNEKEPDVVQISGGEPTIHPQFFEILDYAKTLPIRHLMVNTNGIKIATNFDFAQRLASYMPDFELYLQFDSFSDTVLKELRGAELVKVHQQALDHLNELNLSTTLVVTLQNGLNDGEIGEIIDYALQQKAVRGVTFQPTQIAGRLENFNEQTDRITLTEVRRKILEQSPIFNADDLIPVPCNPDALVMGYALKLGGEVFPLTRYINPADLLDNSKKNTIVYEQDEALHGKMIELFSTGNSVECASENLKSIMCCLPEIDAPELSYDNLFRVIIMQFIDAHNFDVRAIKKSCVHIVNKDYKIIPFETMNLLYRDDKVELLNQLRTAL
- the ligA gene encoding NAD-dependent DNA ligase LigA; amino-acid sequence: MELQERIAFLTQELNQHNYNYYVLNESVISDYDFDLLLKELQELEEKHPEFASPNSPTKRVGGDITKNFETVAHRFPMLSLANSYSKEEIQEFEERVQKLIGGEIEYVCELKYDGVAISITYENGELVRALTRGDGIEGEDVTANVRTIRSIPLKLEGDYPDSFDIRGEIVFPLAAFNRLNKEREAAGEPIFANPRNTASGTIKMQDSSVVASRGLDCQLYQFYAEANPFDGHFEAVNSVKEWGFKTPSLAHNYIKKVNSIDGIMKFINYWDEKRSELPFEIDGIVIKVNNHHKQQELGFTSKSPRWAIAYKFKAERVSTVLNEITYQVGRTGAITPVANLEPVQLAGTTVKRASLHNADQIEKLDVREKDTVYVEKGGEIIPKIIAVELSKRPVDSAPTVYITHCPECGSELVRVEGEAQHYCPNSSNCKPQITGKIEHFIGRKMMNIDGLGVETVVQLFEAGLIKNSADLYDLTFEQVEPLERMAEKSVNNLLKGLEDSKKVPFEKVLFALGIRYVGETVAKKLAKHFRNIDALIAASEEELVAVDEIGGRIAESVKSFFEDEMNVSIVSRLRKAGLQFELDETEHQQQSAVLEGKSIVVSGVFEMSRNDLKKLIESHGGKNASSISSKTDYLIRGDKMGPSKLAKAEKLGIKMLSEQELLALVGEA
- a CDS encoding prolipoprotein diacylglyceryl transferase translates to MPIEIPFEPAILGVQLNVHLILEYLAFFVAFRYYVFLRKRTEDVISSNNRLSIVLGAALGALIGSRVVGILENPLLMANQNWLELMNTKTIMGGLFGGLLGVELAKKIIGEQQSSGDLFTFPIIVGIFIGRIGCFLMGIKEFTYGKATTFFMGMDLGDGISRHPIALYELFFLMVLFWGLKKLNQKQKLAYGLTFQWFMIAYFLFRFFIEFLKPNEFLLLGLSTIQYLCILCVVYYHKTIINVFRNAN
- a CDS encoding exonuclease domain-containing protein, with protein sequence MSNLYAIVDIETTGSFSSTGGITEIAIVVTDGQQIIETYETLVNPNAYIPPFIQNLTGISNEMVENAPQFAEVAKEIAELLEGKIFVAHNVNFDYKYVKYELELAGYSIGQPRLCTVRLGRKILPGLPSYSLGKLTKTLGIKHESKHRAMSDTMATTELFHLLIEKGEGDILATLKTVSKQPNLPANLPERIFNKLPQETGIYYFYNSRKEIIYIGKAKNIKKRVTTHFTGKATAQKLSFYKEVYHVSTELTGTELIASLLEDAEIKHYWPIYNRSQKSKVNKFGVFLYENQKGIAQLGITKIGNQVKPLKTFPSLSDTRNWLIKKIEEFELKPQLCGMPEFDSLVIEQEEHQENIQKFLDEYDNASSSFLLAGKGRAAGEQSFVLVEKGTYKGYGFLNREEVSISTIEEVENYLIRREETITTRTIIRSEKFNEPIKKIVF